The DNA segment CTTCCTGGAACTTGGCCAGCTTCTGCTGCTGCAGTTGCTGTGCGATCTGCGGCTTGACTTCGTCCAGCTTGGGCAGCTTGGCTTCACGAACGTCGTCCAGGCGGATGACGTGCCAGCCGAACTGCGTCTTGACCGGGGTCTGCGTCATCTTGCCCTTGTCGAGCTTCACGAGGGCCTGGGTGAATTCAGCCACGTAGCTGCTCGGGGTGGCCCAGTCGAGGTCGCCGCCACGGGCTCCGGATCCGGGATCCTTGGACTGCTTCTTGGCGATGTCCTCGAACTTCGCACCCTTCTTGATGGAGGCGATGATGGCCTTGGCCTGGTCTTCAGTCTCCACCAGGATGTGGCTGGCCTTGTATTCCTTGCCGGTGTTGGCGGCGACGTACTTGTCGTACTCGGCCTGGATCTCGGCGTCGGTGACGGGGTTGGCCTTCTGGTAGTCGGCGAACAGCTCGCGGATCAGGATGGTCTGGCGTGCCAGTTCCATCTGGTCCTTCACGTTCTGCGAGCCTTCCAGGCCCCGCTTCTGCGCTTCCTGCAGGAAGATCTCGCGGGCGATCACTTCTTCCTTGATCTGACCTTCGATCTCGGGGGTGATGGGCCGGCCGGAGCGTTCGACCTGCTGCTTCAGGACTTCGACGCGTTCCTTGGGCACGGCCTTGCCATTCACGACGGCAACGTTCTGCGCGATGGCGGGCAGGGCGGACGTGCCCAGCACGGCAGCGGCCACAAGGCCGGACAAGAGCTTTTTCTTCATTGGGAAATCCACAAAAAGGAAAGGGCAGGCTGCACGGTGTGCGCCATGGGGGCCCTGGACGTGGGAATCAAGACGATCAGAGAACTTCAATCGCGATGGCGTGCGCACCCTGGTCAATGAACTCCTGCAGCGCATCATACACAAGGCGGTGCCGTGCTACGCGGCTGTGCTCCGTAAACAAAGGTGACGAGATGCGTACCCGGAAATGCGTGCCCGCACCGGTTCCGTTAGCCCCGGCGTGGCCCGCGTGGGCCGCGCTTTCGTCGAGCACCTCGAGCAGGCTGGGCGCCAGGGTTTCGCGCAGCTTGCGCTCCATGGCCTGCGCCGTGATGCCGCCGCTCATGGCTTCGCGTCCTCCGGCGCCGTGCGGGCGCTGTCCTGCGGCTCCTTCATGTAGCGGCTCAGGTAGAGCGCCTGGCCGATCACGAAAACGGCCATCAGCCCGATGCCGCCGAAGAGCTTGAAGGTCACCCAGGTGTCGGTGCTGAAGGCATGCGCCACCCACAGGTTGATGGCGCCCATCGCGGCGAAGAATGCCGTCCAGCTCCAGTTCATGGCGCGCCATGCGGCCTCGGGCAGTTCCATCTGCCCGCCCATGAGCGTGCGGATGAGGTTCTTGCGGAAGAACA comes from the Paracidovorax avenae ATCC 19860 genome and includes:
- a CDS encoding foldase protein PrsA, encoding MKKKLLSGLVAAAVLGTSALPAIAQNVAVVNGKAVPKERVEVLKQQVERSGRPITPEIEGQIKEEVIAREIFLQEAQKRGLEGSQNVKDQMELARQTILIRELFADYQKANPVTDAEIQAEYDKYVAANTGKEYKASHILVETEDQAKAIIASIKKGAKFEDIAKKQSKDPGSGARGGDLDWATPSSYVAEFTQALVKLDKGKMTQTPVKTQFGWHVIRLDDVREAKLPKLDEVKPQIAQQLQQQKLAKFQEDLRAKAKVE
- a CDS encoding BolA family protein, with the protein product MSGGITAQAMERKLRETLAPSLLEVLDESAAHAGHAGANGTGAGTHFRVRISSPLFTEHSRVARHRLVYDALQEFIDQGAHAIAIEVL
- a CDS encoding septation protein A, translating into MKLLIDFFPIILFFVAFKVWGIYTATAVAIAATVAQIAYLRIRHGRVEPMQWVSLGVIVVFGGATLLSHSDTFIKWKPTVLYWLMGSALLVGQLFFRKNLIRTLMGGQMELPEAAWRAMNWSWTAFFAAMGAINLWVAHAFSTDTWVTFKLFGGIGLMAVFVIGQALYLSRYMKEPQDSARTAPEDAKP